In Acidisarcina polymorpha, the DNA window GCTACCGGCAAAACCGATATGCGTCTCGGGTTCAATGGGCTCTATGCTCTCGTTGTCGGCAAGTTACAGCAGGATCCGCAAAGCGGCCATCTGTTCTTGTTTGCCAAATCGAGAAGAGATCGCGTGAAGATTCTCTTCTTTGACAGCAACAGCCTATGGGTCTGCGCACGCAGGATGGAGCAAGGACGATTACATTGGCCGACATCGGAAGATGGGCGCGTGCAGTTGACTCTCGAAGAGTTTGCGCTGTTGATTGGCGGCATCGATCTGTCCGCAACGACGAAGCGGAAGTGGTACAGAAAGGCTGTTGCCGAAGAGAAGTCGATCTCGCAAACAGCCTCATAAATACTGGTGATTCAATGCCATAACCCTGATGTTGTTTGAGAGAATAGAAGCAGGATGAATCCCGCTTCCAAGTCGCTTCTTGCTGTTGTGCTTGATCCGGCTGCCGCCGCACTCATTGCACAGCTGAAGCAAACGATGAAGCAGGCGATCGCAGCCAAGGATCAGGTGATTGCGCTGTCCGAGCTGAAGATACGGAAGCTCGAAGAAGAGCTTCGCCTGGAACGTATCAAGAAGTACGGCCTGCGCAGTTAGAAGCTCAGCGATCTCCAGTTGCAGCTGCTCGACCTTGAGCCTGGCGCATCGAGCGATGATGTCCAGAGCGAGATCGAACGCGGTCCGCTGCCGGACGCGACCGCGAACAACGACACGACCGATAAGCAGCGGCGCGGACGCCAGAATCATCCCGGCCGCAACGAGCTGCCCGCGCATCTGAAACGTGTCGACAGGATGATTCCCTGCGCGTCCGAGCAGTGCAAGTGCGGCAGGTGCGGCGGCGATACCAGGGTGATCGGCTACGACATAACGGAAGTGCTCGACATGAAGCCGGTCGAGTTTTTTGTGACGCGCATCATGCGGGAGAAGCGTGCCTGTGTGCGCTGCATCAAGCAGGGTGTCGCCACCGCGCCGGTGCCGGTGCGCATCGCGCCCAGATCGATCTTTTCCGATGAAACCATCATCAGCTTTCTGGTCGGAAGTATGCCGACAGCGTCCCGTTGTATCGTCAACGCGCGATCCTGCTGCGCGATCTCGGCACCGATGTGGCGCTGAGCACGATCAACGATGCGGTGTTGCGTGTGGGCGAACTGCTGATCCCGATCGTCGGCGTCATGAAGTGCGAGCTGCTGGCCGGTCATTACATCCAGGCCGATGAAACCTATGTCGGAGTACAGACCGATGAGAAGAAAGGCTGCAATCATACCGGATACTTCTGGCAGTACAGCGCGCCGGGTAAGGGTGTGGTCTTCGACTTCAACATGACGCGGAGCAAAGACGTTCCAAAAGCCTTCCTCTAAGACTATGGC includes these proteins:
- a CDS encoding IS66 family transposase zinc-finger binding domain-containing protein; protein product: MQLLDLEPGASSDDVQSEIERGPLPDATANNDTTDKQRRGRQNHPGRNELPAHLKRVDRMIPCASEQCKCGRCGGDTRVIGYDITEVLDMKPVEFFVTRIMREKRACVRCIKQGVATAPVPVRIAPRSIFSDETIISFLVGSMPTASRCIVNARSCCAISAPMWR